The following proteins are encoded in a genomic region of Porphyrobacter sp. CACIAM 03H1:
- a CDS encoding SAM-dependent methyltransferase — protein sequence MSKPLLDRFLARAVKKGRLGVVFADGSASTYGEAAEGFPEIVLRFTDAAVPRDIVLDPRLGAAEAFMDGRLLIEEGDVMGLVSLLRMNDPWERGNNNLRPGRLKRLVNRASFAAEQINNRVGSKKNVAHHYDIGNDLYALMLDAEHWQYSCAYWADGVTTLAEAQFAKLSHIAKKLHLAPGQEVLDIGCGWGGMAIHLARHHDVRVTGITLSEEQAALARQRVREAGVADKVTILLEDYRDTAASGRRFDRIVSVGMFEHVGRAQFETFFESCARMLADDGVMLLHTIGRFGSPGTTDAFTRKYIFPGGYIPALSETLAASEKFRLIASDIETLRLHYAKTIRAWYANCLAHREQIVALHDERFFRMWTFYLAGAATVFEHGSMGNYQIQYIRNRHALPVTRDYLYR from the coding sequence ATGAGCAAGCCTCTCCTCGACCGCTTCCTCGCCCGCGCCGTGAAGAAGGGCCGCCTCGGCGTGGTCTTCGCCGACGGTAGCGCCAGCACCTACGGCGAGGCTGCCGAGGGCTTTCCCGAGATCGTGCTGCGCTTCACCGATGCCGCCGTGCCGCGCGACATCGTGCTCGATCCGCGTCTCGGCGCGGCGGAGGCCTTCATGGACGGGCGGCTGCTGATCGAGGAAGGGGACGTCATGGGCCTCGTCAGCCTGCTGCGGATGAACGACCCGTGGGAGCGCGGCAACAACAACCTGCGACCCGGGCGGCTCAAGCGCCTCGTCAACCGCGCGAGCTTCGCCGCCGAGCAGATCAACAACCGCGTCGGATCGAAGAAGAACGTCGCGCACCACTACGACATCGGCAACGATCTCTACGCACTGATGCTCGATGCCGAGCACTGGCAGTATTCCTGCGCCTACTGGGCAGACGGCGTCACCACGCTTGCCGAGGCGCAGTTCGCCAAGCTTTCGCACATTGCGAAGAAGCTGCACCTTGCGCCCGGGCAGGAGGTGCTCGACATCGGCTGCGGCTGGGGCGGGATGGCGATCCATCTGGCGCGCCACCACGATGTGCGCGTCACCGGCATCACCCTGTCCGAGGAACAGGCCGCGCTCGCCCGCCAGCGGGTGCGCGAGGCGGGGGTCGCGGACAAGGTGACGATCCTCCTCGAGGATTACCGCGACACCGCCGCCTCCGGCCGCCGCTTCGACCGGATCGTCTCGGTCGGGATGTTCGAGCATGTCGGCCGCGCGCAGTTCGAGACCTTTTTCGAATCCTGCGCGCGCATGCTCGCCGATGACGGGGTGATGCTGCTCCACACCATCGGCCGCTTCGGCTCGCCCGGCACCACCGATGCCTTCACCCGCAAGTACATCTTCCCCGGCGGCTACATCCCCGCGCTTTCGGAAACCCTCGCCGCCTCGGAGAAATTCCGCCTGATCGCGAGCGACATCGAGACACTGCGCCTCCACTACGCGAAGACGATCCGCGCATGGTATGCCAACTGCCTCGCGCACCGCGAGCAGATCGTCGCCCTGCATGACGAGCGCTTCTTCCGGATGTGGACCTTCTACCTCGCCGGCGCCGCGACCGTGTTCGAGCACGGGAGCATGGGCAATTACCAGATCCAGTACATCCGCAACCGCCACGCCCTCCCGGTGACGCGGGACTACCTGTACCGCTGA
- a CDS encoding cytochrome b/b6 domain-containing protein, which produces MIKHALSTRLWHWVNAAAIIVLFMTGLNISNAHRYLYWGDYGFDPKDAWLSVIRFPGWATIPQHYNLAMARDWHITAAWPFGVGLLFIWIAMLANGHFRRDLMTTPRDWTPGAVVASLKAHSGAGAGAAHGYNPVQRILYGMVFGVLLPLMLFTGLAISPGFQAAAPWLLEVLGGRQSARSLHFIAAWGIFGFFVIHIVLALIDWRLILEMITGGRRPEPEASAPPAAEPLPPEEGIPAHG; this is translated from the coding sequence ATGATCAAGCACGCGCTCTCGACCCGGTTGTGGCACTGGGTGAACGCCGCCGCGATCATCGTGCTGTTCATGACCGGGCTGAACATCTCCAACGCCCACCGCTACCTCTACTGGGGCGATTACGGCTTCGATCCCAAGGACGCATGGCTTTCGGTGATCCGCTTCCCCGGCTGGGCGACGATCCCGCAGCACTACAACCTCGCGATGGCTCGCGACTGGCACATCACCGCAGCCTGGCCCTTTGGCGTCGGGCTGCTGTTCATCTGGATCGCGATGCTGGCGAACGGCCATTTTCGCCGCGACCTGATGACGACCCCGCGCGACTGGACGCCGGGGGCGGTGGTCGCATCGCTCAAGGCCCATTCCGGCGCGGGCGCGGGCGCCGCGCATGGCTACAACCCGGTGCAGCGCATCCTCTACGGCATGGTGTTCGGCGTGCTGCTGCCGCTGATGCTGTTCACCGGCCTTGCCATCAGCCCCGGCTTCCAGGCTGCCGCGCCATGGCTGCTCGAGGTGCTGGGCGGCCGCCAGAGCGCGCGCTCGCTGCATTTCATCGCCGCCTGGGGCATCTTCGGCTTCTTCGTCATCCACATCGTGCTGGCGCTGATCGACTGGCGGCTGATCCTCGAAATGATCACCGGCGGCAGGCGGCCCGAGCCCGAGGCTTCCGCCCCGCCCGCGGCCGAGCCCCTGCCACCCGAAGAGGGAATTCCCGCCCATGGCTGA
- a CDS encoding molybdopterin-dependent oxidoreductase: MADLPRRSLLAGIAAMGASACAKINESETTKGLFEAAEDGHRAVHRALAGKQGLAPEYTRAERSPTFKGNGSVTVADPFYQDQLGKGFPDWKLAVTGLVDNPLTLTLADLRALPQRTQITRHDCVEGWSAIGEWQGPQLAALLDAAKIRKGANFIVFRCADVLYGRDYYESIDMVDAYHPQTIIAHSLNGEPLPEKNGAPLRMRIERQLGYKQAKYVKAIEAVASFADIGQGKGGFWEDVAGYQWYAGV; this comes from the coding sequence ATGGCTGACCTGCCGCGCCGTTCGCTGCTTGCCGGGATCGCCGCGATGGGCGCCTCGGCCTGCGCGAAGATCAACGAGAGCGAGACCACGAAGGGGCTGTTCGAGGCCGCCGAGGACGGGCACCGCGCCGTCCACCGCGCGCTCGCCGGCAAGCAGGGCCTCGCACCCGAATACACCCGCGCCGAACGCTCGCCTACTTTCAAGGGCAACGGCTCGGTGACGGTTGCGGACCCTTTCTACCAGGACCAGCTGGGCAAGGGTTTCCCTGACTGGAAGCTGGCGGTGACGGGCCTCGTCGACAATCCGCTCACCCTTACGTTGGCCGATCTGCGCGCCCTGCCGCAGCGCACCCAGATCACCCGCCACGACTGCGTCGAGGGCTGGAGCGCGATCGGCGAATGGCAGGGACCGCAGCTCGCCGCGCTGCTCGATGCCGCGAAGATCAGGAAAGGCGCGAATTTCATCGTCTTCCGCTGCGCCGATGTGCTGTACGGACGGGACTATTACGAGAGCATCGACATGGTCGATGCCTATCACCCCCAGACGATCATCGCCCACAGCCTCAACGGCGAGCCGCTCCCCGAGAAGAACGGCGCGCCCTTGCGGATGCGGATCGAGCGCCAGCTCGGCTACAAGCAGGCGAAATACGTCAAGGCGATCGAGGCGGTCGCCAGCTTCGCCGACATCGGCCAGGGCAAGGGCGGGTTCTGGGAGGACGTCGCCGGCTACCAGTGGTATGCCGGGGTCTAG
- a CDS encoding DUF1801 domain-containing protein → MAEAKTTITDVAVETFIASVEPPAKREEARVLDALFRKVTGETPRMWGPTIIGYGEYRTVYESGRSVHWMRSGFSPRKAKHSLYFMGGYCDPVTGSGRDDKLKRLGKHATGKSCLYVNKLADIDLAVLEEIIAADWQAMRQLFPDS, encoded by the coding sequence ATGGCAGAGGCCAAGACGACGATCACCGATGTAGCGGTCGAGACGTTCATCGCCAGCGTCGAACCACCCGCCAAGCGCGAGGAGGCGAGGGTGCTCGATGCGCTGTTCCGGAAGGTCACGGGCGAGACCCCGCGGATGTGGGGGCCGACGATCATCGGCTATGGCGAATATCGCACCGTCTACGAAAGCGGTCGCAGCGTGCACTGGATGCGCAGCGGCTTCTCTCCCCGCAAGGCCAAGCATTCGCTCTATTTCATGGGCGGCTACTGCGACCCCGTGACCGGATCGGGCCGCGACGATAAGCTCAAGCGGCTGGGCAAGCATGCGACCGGCAAGAGCTGCCTCTACGTGAACAAGCTCGCCGACATCGATCTCGCCGTGCTCGAGGAGATCATCGCGGCCGACTGGCAGGCGATGCGGCAGCTGTTCCCCGACAGCTAG
- a CDS encoding SDR family oxidoreductase, whose protein sequence is MTRPAVLVTGGATRIGAAIVRRFAAAGWHVVIHYRSSAADAEALAATLPSAETLGFDLADDERAVATVTTLAARLPDWRCLVNSASVFDYDSVTGLDPATNREAMQVNALAPARLAQAFIAHAASAGVRSVIHVTDMKIENTNPDFFSYTMSKHALAATIGMLAKGNGAHSVRIYGIAPGAILASHDQREEETEISHRLNLLRRKTGPDEIAEAALFLSSGALASGQSLFVDSGQHLLDQPRDVIWLAREAGRGGAA, encoded by the coding sequence ATGACCCGCCCCGCCGTTCTAGTGACCGGCGGGGCGACCCGTATCGGCGCCGCCATCGTCCGCCGCTTTGCCGCCGCCGGCTGGCACGTGGTGATCCACTACCGCAGTTCGGCCGCGGATGCAGAGGCGCTCGCCGCCACCCTGCCCTCGGCCGAGACGCTCGGCTTCGACCTTGCGGACGACGAGCGCGCGGTCGCCACCGTCACCACGCTCGCCGCGCGCCTCCCCGACTGGCGCTGCCTCGTCAACTCCGCCTCGGTTTTCGATTACGACAGTGTAACCGGTCTCGATCCGGCGACGAACAGGGAGGCGATGCAGGTCAACGCCCTCGCCCCCGCCCGCCTTGCCCAGGCCTTCATCGCCCATGCGGCGAGCGCCGGGGTGCGCAGCGTGATCCACGTCACGGACATGAAAATCGAAAATACGAACCCCGATTTCTTCAGTTACACCATGTCCAAACACGCGCTGGCAGCCACGATCGGGATGCTGGCCAAGGGGAACGGCGCGCACAGCGTGAGGATCTACGGCATCGCGCCCGGCGCGATCCTGGCGAGCCACGACCAGCGCGAGGAGGAAACGGAAATCTCGCACCGGCTCAACCTGCTGCGCCGCAAGACCGGCCCTGACGAAATCGCCGAGGCGGCGCTGTTCCTCAGCAGCGGCGCGCTCGCCAGCGGGCAGAGCCTGTTCGTCGACAGCGGCCAGCACCTGCTTGATCAGCCGCGCGACGTGATCTGGCTGGCGCGCGAGGCCGGCCGCGGGGGCGCGGCATGA